A portion of the Caenorhabditis elegans chromosome III genome contains these proteins:
- the Y39E4B.6 gene encoding Smad nuclear-interacting protein 1 (Confirmed by transcript evidence), with translation MADYYGLFTSDTRSVSDGESDGERRLRRSRRKRGGGRFRPYSPDYSDDEKTKPTKKNQKRPDKQDRFGMAPPNSTQFLLEDREARADAEFENEQKFEAAERRRVRTMSGSYEHMRPAYWCTIEPATTTADFGSDDNNDLDSTSGESEADREMEREFETDYLEVKRERIQSMTRSQLAAELLERDQDTQVLTRELGSKETENRHLRSLLSAHGISPDEPVTSTTAIVVGQSKSPVVAN, from the exons ATGGCCGATTATTACGGACTTTTTACTAGTGATACGAGATCCGTGTCTGACGGCGAGTCCGACGGTGAACGCCGACTTCGTAGAAGTCGTCGAAAACGCGGCGGCGGTCGTTTCAGACCCTACTCGCCAGACTATTCTGACGATGAGAAGACGAAGCCGACTAAGAAAAATCAGAAGAGACCTGACAAACAGGACAG ATTCGGAATGGCTCCACCCAACAGTACCCAGTTCTTATTAGAGGATCGTGAAGCGAGAGCAGATGCCGAGTTTGAG AACGAGCAGAAATTCGAGGCTGCCGAGCGTCGCCGGGTCCGAACAATGAGCGGATCCTACGAGCATATGCGCCCGGCCTATTGGTGCACAATTGAGCCTGCAACAACGACGGCGGACTTTGGAAGCGACGACAACAACGATCTTGACAGCACCTCCGGTGAGAGCGAGGCCGATCGAGAGATGGAGCGAGAATTCGAGACCGACTACCTGGAAGTGAAGCGTGAACGGATTCAGAGTATGACTAGATCGCAG ctcgCCGCCGAACTTCTCGAGAGAGATCAGGACACGCAAGTTCTGACACGAGAGTTAGGATCCAAGGAGACCGAGAATCGACACCTTCGGAGCCTTCTCTCCGCACATGGGATCTCTCCGGATGAGCCAGTGACGTCGACCACAGCGATTGTAGTTGGACAGTCGAAATCACCAGTTGTTGCCAACTAA
- the Y39E4B.6 gene encoding IK cytokine (Confirmed by transcript evidence) — MADYYGLFTSDTRSVSDGESDGERRLRRSRRKRGGGRFRPYSPDYSDDEKTKPTKKNQKRPDKQDRFGMAPPNSTQFLLEDREARADAEFENEQKFEAAERRRVRTMSGSYEHMRPAYWCTIEPATTTADFGSDDNNDLDSTSGESEADREMEREFETDYLEVKRERIQSMTRSQSLASAPRPTIQRHKESDKVFVPGEMNTFRCLQTFRPSDQHSRNFNIFSHY; from the exons ATGGCCGATTATTACGGACTTTTTACTAGTGATACGAGATCCGTGTCTGACGGCGAGTCCGACGGTGAACGCCGACTTCGTAGAAGTCGTCGAAAACGCGGCGGCGGTCGTTTCAGACCCTACTCGCCAGACTATTCTGACGATGAGAAGACGAAGCCGACTAAGAAAAATCAGAAGAGACCTGACAAACAGGACAG ATTCGGAATGGCTCCACCCAACAGTACCCAGTTCTTATTAGAGGATCGTGAAGCGAGAGCAGATGCCGAGTTTGAG AACGAGCAGAAATTCGAGGCTGCCGAGCGTCGCCGGGTCCGAACAATGAGCGGATCCTACGAGCATATGCGCCCGGCCTATTGGTGCACAATTGAGCCTGCAACAACGACGGCGGACTTTGGAAGCGACGACAACAACGATCTTGACAGCACCTCCGGTGAGAGCGAGGCCGATCGAGAGATGGAGCGAGAATTCGAGACCGACTACCTGGAAGTGAAGCGTGAACGGATTCAGAGTATGACTAGATCGCAG AGTCTGGCATCAGCTCCCCGCCCGACCATACAGAGACATAAAGAGAGTGATAAAGTGTTTGTGCCAGGAGAGATGAACACCTTCAGATGCCTTCAGACCTTCAGACCATCAGATCagcattccagaaatttcaatattttttctcactaCTAG
- the F54F12.1 gene encoding WSN domain-containing protein (Confirmed by transcript evidence) produces MDPAAIKTGLKELEDRSTAFQYTSPLVTAIQNRLVVLEKVRQGCSIMRNYSTLPGKDEYKTELDILSKLRLSIDGELILSTGRVIPLLNKISNWQDGKPVEDVSNYFQAIVSDLKILEDKDLSFSNIVDTINKLKNSFENANSFVELLLAEKTFRDMLVAKVSYEDELMNALKEQFQNVHQSIQSSQSLLPVLKALRKVIGSHVNGLELSYKYIAGLPSGKLDLEELIQAVYHNWIKNRIINHSVIASDLVKGFGLLNPLKVLLAPVESKWQSMKDENNQHSMEEISKIQEEITTLPDVSSIINTTDSFANCGSDFHDPKYNISEISEVVELMNQLNLKVRQLSRFEYLNELKNLTVLKDILVNPPTTDEGKIVVIKNMKSEPKFEKVLEILVNFKKDLDALQSAVGEMPKLADEVNGKFKNIGSYHNEVNAPHFLKFYDCLNDLADDGMPMIQMISVIQSIRSLSNPSENAIVNSVISSQPSLKSLQVSGTGFKNVTSPEALALNGSLPDSQISAFNLGMAVQGLSQIKKVQDNRVKLETIKEQHAEIIETSKSNTTLTLSLSRLKDLSESLSTTLSGITTFVKTINGFQGLKRKRSTLDFESNGKIFDKASSIKGFTGFDFLAIMDAVKAVDGTKYSSVIDALEKLSTMDLDFQKYKFKEAPATLKAMDLFFASYASNLAALRPQPTTSDPTAAAPVPIPNNKGSLNGNPSPSSPPLLPPVASSTPAATPEESNMLLYIIGAVGGLLVVAIIGVILFFVFFQKKKKKEDKPDDPPAPLPVLPPVVPAPAPVVPAPAPVVKELSVDETQADHPSLQSFQLQDTQMMPEESLALSDVVVQGIRVAAAKLCTKSPQEWAEGIYDTIWKLDVMVSTNTQANISQRRHTLFLCEPKTMAKLVGFPDPFINANVMKFGEISWIMAQGPMDGTEHLEKISKVPPKPKKSTLEKHWAVIDQYDVGIVAQLASVIESDDRKFAPYYSEKVGEKMTFGRYTVTTKSINTKLENFTDKKSFVMYNLEYKNDQWQDKKLKKTVSVLHFTAWPDHGAPKNPDYALDIIRFCESYKTSVLVHCSAGVGRTGTLVAIKYGIQLCTTERTTNLLSIVCPVRNCRFGAVQSAQQLMYLIVCITKGVMAKEGVLYWRSFDAITYYHEQILADKYHDNNDGPTAERAANMNDTTVIMEDYCDKKLEEFKKAHPNYEVRKYERAQKKVEEKPKSQ; encoded by the exons ATGGATCCCGCAGCCATCAAAACCGGCTTGAAAGAACTAGAAGATCGGTCAACTGCATTCCAGTATACTTCGCCGTTGGTCACTGCAATTCAAAATCGGTTGGTTGTTCTTGAAAAGGTTAGGCAGGGCTGTTCTATTATGAGGAACTACTCTACATTACCTGGAAAAGATGAGTATAAAACGGAACTTGACATCCTTTCGAAGTTACGTTTGTCGATTGACGGTGAACTCATTTTATCTACTGGCAGAGTAATACCTTTGTTAAATAAGATTAGCAATTGGCAAGATGGAAAACCTGTGGAAGACGTTTCTAATTACTTTCAAGCAATTGTCAGCGATCTAAAAATACTAGAAGATAAGgatttgagtttttccaaTATTGTTGATACTattaacaaattgaaaaattcatttgaaaatgcaaacTCATTCGTGGAACTTTTACTTGCTGAGAAAACTTTTCGAGATATGCTTGTCGCCAAAGTAAGCTACGAGGATGAATTGATGAACGCACTGAAAGAGCAGTTCCAAAATGTTCACCAGTCGATTCAAAGTTCACAATCTCTTCTACCAGTCTTAAAAGCTTTGCGAAAAGTTATCGGTAGTCATGTAAATGGCCTGGAGCTGTCTTACAAGTACATTGCCGGACTTCCATCGGGAAAACTTGATTTGGAAGAGTTAATTCAAGCTGTATACCACAATTGGATCAAGAATCGAATTATTAATCATTCTGTGATCGCAAGTGATCTCGTAAAAGGTTTTGGATTGTTGAATCCTCTGAAGGTACTCCTTGCTCCAGTTGAATCCAAATGGCAGTCTATGAAAGATGAGAACAATCAACATTCAATGGAGGAAATATCGAAGATCCAAGAAGAGATAACAACGTTGCCAGATGTGTCTTCGATCATCAATACAACTGACAGTTTTGCAAATTGCGGTTCTGATTTTCATGATCCAAAGTATAACATTTCCGAAATAAGCGAAGTAGTGGAGCTTATGAATCAACTTAATCTCAAAGTTAGACAATTGAGCAGATTTGAATACTTGAATGAACTCAAAAACCTAACAGTTTTGAAAGACATTCTAGTCAATCCGCCTACGACAGATGAAGGGAAAATTGTTgtgattaaaaatatgaaaagtgagccaaaattcgaaaaagttctggaaatcttggtaaatttcaaaaaggattTGGATGCTCTTCAATCAGCAGTTGGTGAAATGCCGAAGCTTGCCGACGAAGTcaacggaaaattcaaaaatattggtaGTTACCACAACGAAGTCAATGctcctcattttttgaaattttatgattgtTTGAATGACCTAGCAGATGATGGTATGCCCATGATTCAGATGATATCAGTCATTCAAAGCATTCGGAGTCTTTCCAATCCTTCTGAAAATGCTATTGTAAATAGTGTGATCAGTTCCCAACCAAGTCTGAAGAGTTTGCAAGTTTCTGGCACAGGATTCAAGAATGTCACAAGTCCAGAAGCATTAGCTCTCAATGGTTCACTTCCAGACTCACAGATTTCTGCATTTAACTTGGGAATGGCAGTTCAAGGACTGTCACAAATCAAGAAAGTTCAAGATAATCGAGTCAAGTTGGAAACAATTAAGGAGCAACACGCTGAAATCATCGAAACTTCAAAATCTAACACAACACTGACACTGAGTCTTTCGAGACTGAAAGATCTTTCAGAATCTCTTTCTACGACACTCTCGGGGATAACTACATTTGTCAAGACAATCAACGGATTCCAGGGATTGAAGAGGAAAAGAAGTACACTAGATTTCGAGAGCAATGgaaagatttttgataaagcTTCGAGCATAAAAGGTTTCACTGGATttgattttcttgcaattATGGATGCAGTCAAAGCAGTGGATGGCACAAAGTATTCATCAGTCATCGATGCTCTCGAGAAACTTTCCACGATGGATTTAGACTTCCAGAAATACAAATTCAAAGAGGCACCTGCTACCTTGAAGGCCATGGATCTATTCTTTGCTTCCTATGCTTCGAATCTTGCGGCTCTCCGTCCACAACCTACTACTTCTGACCCAACTGCAGCTGCTCCTGTGCCGATACCCAACAACAAAGGATCCTTGAATGGAAACCCGTCACCTTCGAGCCCTCCATTGCTTCCACCTGTGGCATCGAGTACACCTGCAGCTACTCCAGAAGAGTCAAATATGCTATTGTATATCAT tggtGCAGTTGGTGGTCTCCTAGTTGTTGCAATAATCGGTGTGATTCTATTCTTCGTGTTTTtccaaaagaagaagaagaaggaagatAAACCTGATGATCCTCCTGCTCCACTTCCGGTCCTTCCTCCTGTTGTTCCGGCTCCTGCTCCTGTTGTTCCGGCTCCTGCTCCAGTTGTCAAGGAGCTTAGTGTCGATGAAACTCAGGCTGATCATCCATCACTTCAAAGTTTCCAACTGCAAGATACCCAAA TGATGCCCGAGGAGAGTCTTGCTCTCTCGGATGTTGTGGTTCAAGGTATTCGTGTGGCAGCGGCGAAGCTATGTACGAAGAGCCCCCAAGAATGGGCTGAAGGTATATACGATACCATATGGAAGTTGGACGTAATGGTTAGCACGAACACTCAAGCGAACATTTCTCAGAGACg gcacACACTGTTCCTTTGTGAACCTAAGACTATGGCAAAACTGGTAGGATTTCCCGATCCTTTCATCAATGCGAATGTAATGAAGTTTGGAGAGATCTCGTGGATTATGGCTCAA GGACCTATGGATGGTACAGAACATCTTGAGAAGATATCGAAGGTGCCGCCAAAACCCAAAAAGAGCACACTGGAGAAGCACTGGGCTGTAATTGATCAGTATGATGTGGGAATTGTGGCTCAGTTGGCATCTGTGATCGAATCGGACG ATAGGAAATTTGCACCATACTACTCGGAAAAAGTTGGCGAGAAAATGACGTTTGGAAGGTACACGGTCACGACAAAGTCTATCAATactaaattggaaaatttcaccGACAAGAAGAGTTTTGTAATGTACAACCTTGAATACAAGAACGATCAATG GCAGgacaagaaattgaaaaagactGTCAGTGTTCTTCATTTCACTGCCTGGCCAGATCACGGAGCTCCGAAAAATCCTGACTATGCACTGGACATCATCAGATTCTGCGAAAGTTACAAGACAAGTGTTCTGGTGCACTGCTCGGCAGGAGTCGGACGTACTGGAACTCTCGTGGCTATCAAGTATGGAATTCAACTGTGTACTACTGAACGTACCACCAACTTGCTTAGCA ttgtgTGCCCTGTCCGTAACTGTCGTTTTGGAGCCGTTCAAAGTGCACAGCAACTCATGTATTTGATCGTGTGCATCACGAAAGGAGTCATGGCAAAGGAAGGAGTGTTGTATTGGCGAAGCTTTGATGCTATCACCTATTACCACGAACAAATACTTGCTGATAAATATCACGATAATAATGACGGACCTACAGCGGAAAGAGCTGCAAACATGAATGACACAACAGTTATTATGGAAGATTATTGTGATAAGAAGTTGGAAGAGTTTAAGAAGGCACATCCGAACTACGAAGTCAGGAAATACGAACGGGCCCAGAAGAAGGTCGAGGAGAAACCGAAAAGTCAATAA